The DNA segment TCTAGCTTCACCCCATCTGTAGGCTGAGCCAAACGAGCATTAAAGATTTTCAACTGGGGCTTGTTGCGGAATTGTGTAATCTCACCGTGGAATTTCACAATTTGGTCTGGGAGGTATGTGGCTTCATCTTCTTTCGTAGCGTCCCACAGCTTCGCTTCAATCTCACCTGATTGGTCTTTTACTATAAGTGTTAAGAAAGGCTTGCCATTACTAGCAGTTCCTTTCGTAGCTGATTTAATTAGCAGGAACCCATCAAATGAGTCTCCTACAGCATATTGGCTGATTCCTGGATTCATCCCATAACCCTCCCCATAATTAAGTACAAAAAGAAGAGCGTGTCAATTCACGCTCTACCATTAGTCGTCCTCAGGAAATTCTTCCTTCGGTACGTATTTAAATATCTCGCCTGATTCCACTACTCGGATAAAGCGCATGAGCCAACGGTAATAGCTTTTCGCATATTCTAGACGGTCGATATCAGACTGGATCTTCTCACGAAGGTCTTCGTCTTCCGTCTTCTTGTAAATCAGTTGCAGTTCAGCAATTGTTTCATCGGCTTCTTCCATGTTTGTTTCTGTATAGTGGCGCCATCTGTTTCCAAAGAGTGACGTGAATGACTTGTACCAATCTTCTTCAGATTTATACAGATCCTTACGTACACCTTTCTTAAACGATGGTTCGACCATCTTCATCTCACTCAAAGTACGAACACCAGTAGACATGCTCGTTTTACTCATTTCGAGGGCATCGCGCATATTATCTAGTGTCATCGGTTCGTCTGAGAAGTAGAGCGTTCCATATAGACGACCTACAGATGAGGTAATCCCATAAACACCCATATTCTTCGCAATCACCTGAATAAACTTTTCAATGGTTTCTTCGTACTTTGTCCATTCTTGATTTTTATTTATATCTGGCAATGGACGACCCTCCACTTGCATTATTCGGCATGTACCTAACGTATTTTATCACTATTATTCCAAATGTGCGAGGTCATGACAAATAAAAATTAAAATTTAATCAGTTTTTTTCGTAAGGTCTACACGTTCTGTATGCATAATAGCGTCACGGCGGTTATTCTAGTAGTTTAGACCTTTCCTCACAACCTTATACAGAATGTTCGTGATTCTTCTACTTCTTTTCCCTTCTCACATGAATCTTGAAACCTTTTCACATGAATTCATACATAGGGCCTAGCAGAGCGGACATGCTAGTACTGAGGTGATTAGGATGCCAAAGCAAAAGAAAAACCCTTCCCAACGCGGTAAGAGCGCCGCTAGTGTGAAAGGCCCTACAAACGGACCTGTCGATAAGTTCCGTGATGAACCAGAGAACCAAACCAATAATATGCAGTATAAAAAACATAACACAGCTGGAGAGTAATCTCCGCTGTGTTATGTTGTTAGTTAGATGTGTTTCGTTCTTTTTTCGAAAGTGTGATGGCCTGACGGATATCTTTGAATAGAGAAGTACGATTGTACATCAGAACTCCTCCTCGGTAAATACGAGCTCCAAAGTATCCGAGGGCAACGATACTTGCAATTAATAGCACAATACTAATGAGAATTTGCCACATTGGTGGTGAAACCATTCCGATCCGAAGCAGCATGAGTAACGGCGTAAAGAAAGGAATGAAAGAACAGATTTCAATATATTTCGCCTCTGGGTTCGCAAATCCAGTCATCGTTAGCATAAATGCAGCAATAATCAAAAGCATCAATGGCGTAATGATTTGGTTCACTTCTTCTGTCTTACTAACAAGAGACCCTAGCATGGCTGCTAACGTTGAATAAAGAAGGTAGCCTAGAATAAAGAAAAGGACTCCGTATAAGACTAGTGTCGTCTCCATCCCATCCATCGTTATAAATTCGCCTACCGCTGTAGCTTCAATTCCACCGTTCGCTTGGATTGAGATAAATGCAACAACCGCGATGAGCAAGAGCTGCACGATTCCCAATAAGCAAATACCGAGGATCTTACCAAACATTTGCTTTACAGGAGAAACACTCGAGATTAGGATTTCCATGACACGTGATGATTTCTCTGTCGCAACCTCAGTCGCAATCATCGTTCCATACATAATCATCGTAATATAAAGCAAGAGGACAATGACATACACAATGCCCATCGCTCGACCAAGTTCTTCTTGTGTCTTTGCCCCTTCTTCAAGGGTCGTTGTCTCGAAAGCAACAGGTGCGAACGCTTCTTGTAGCAACTGAGAATCAACATTCAGCTGACTCGTTGCATACTGAGTCTTTAACTGTTGAAGAAATCCAGTCAACGAATTTCCGTAGTTGTTAGACGTTAAGTTCTTCGCAAAGTACGTTGCTTCCGGTAGCCCTGATTCCCCAAGGCGAAGCTCTAAGTAGCCTGCGTACTCTCCTTCAATAACCGCATCCTTCGCTTCTTCCCCACTCTCACTATATTCAATGAGTTCGTATTGGTCAGACACCACTTGTTCTTGAAGAGGGGTAAATAATTCACCGGACTCATCCTGAACCGCAATTTGTTCAAGCTTCTGTTCATCCCCCTCAAACAGTCCCATGATGCTTTGAAAGTTTGTACCTGCAATAACGACTAACAGGAATAAGGACGTCGTGATGATAAACGTTTTCGACTTTAGCTTTGTTAGAAAGGTGTACCAAAATACGATTAGAAATTTACTCATAAGAAGCACCTACCTTCTCAATAAAGATGTCGTTTAGGGAAGGCTCTTCAAGCTCAAACTTCCGTACGAACCCTTTGCCTTGAAGGGCTGCCAATAAATCTTGGGAAATGCCCTCATTTTCAATTTGCACTTCGCACCCATCCTGCATTTGCTTGTATTTCACGACCCCTTGTTGATCCTTTAAGAAAGATACGTCGAAATCGGCGTTAATACGCACATTCTTCTTACCAAAGGATCGCTTAATATCCTTTAGACGACCATGAACGACTGGTGTCCCTTTTTGCAGAATGCACAAGTTCTCACATAGTTCCTCCACGTGGTCCATTCGGTGTGAAGAAAATACGATGGAAGTTCCTTGTTCCTTTAAGCTTACAACCGCATCCTTAAGAAGCTCGACATTAACGGGGTCAAGCCCTGAGAATGGTTCATCCAGAATTAACAACTTTGGTTTATGTATAACGGCAGAAATGAATTGAATCTTTTGCTGATTTCCTTTTGATAGTTCTTCCACTTTCTTATCCTTATACTCCGGAACTTTAAAGCGCAGAAGCCATTTATCTAACTCTTCAATGACCTCCCTTGTACGCATGCCGCGTAAGTTACCAAGGTAAATCAATTGCTCCTTAACTTTCATCTTGGGATATAACCCACGTTCTTCGGGTAAATACCCTATGACGTTACTTCTAGAGTAATCAATACGCTGTCCATTCCATGAGATGTCTCCATTAGACTGGTCGATTAGGCCAAGAATCATGCGGAACGTTGTTGTCTTACCCGCTCCGTTCCCACCTAGGAATCCGAAGATTTCATTCTCTGGGATTTGTAAGTTCAACCCATTTACAGCAGTATGTTTACCGAATTGCTTCGTTACTTGCCGAAGTTCTAGCGTCATATTTAGCCCCCCTTAGGTAATAATTTCTTATTCAATCTTTTATATTACTAGAAATCGGGAATAGATAGAATGGAATTTCCTATATTTCTTTGTAAAATATAGGATTCTATTTATTTCGACAAAGCAGGAATCAAAGAACACCTTCACGAATGATTACACATAAGGAGGCGAATGAATAATGAAAGCATACGTACTAACTGTCTTTAAGCAAGACGGGACCAAGTTACTAGAAGAAACATTTGAAGCTCCAAATGACCACGATGCCAAACAAATAGGTACGAATCGACTTGAGGAAGCAGGCTATGAGGACCAAACCCATCGCTGTGTCGCACCTGATGGACATATGGTGCTCTTCCACCGATAGAAAAGGACCAACTCTCCATCTGTTGGTCCTTTTCTTTATCTTACTTCCCTTTGAAATTTGGTGAGCGTTTCTGTAAGAAGGCCTGTACACCCTCTCTATGATCCTCCGTATGACGCAATTCGTACTGCCACATCCGCTCCTGCTCTAACAGTTCTTTCAACCGCTCAAACTTCTGGCGATGATAGACTTCTTTCGTCCCAATCATAGCTTGAAGTGGTTGACTCTGCCAACGCTGCGCTAGCTTTAATCCTGCACGTTCTACGTCTTCTTCCGTCACCTCATCAACGAGTCCAACGTCATAGGCAGCCTGTCCATTAAAGGAAGACCCTTCCCAAATTAAGCGCTTGGCCTTCTGAGTACCTAAGCGTTCCTGTAGCCAGAAATGCCCGCCGCCATCTGGAAGCAACCCAACACCAATGAAGTTCATGGATAGCTTGGCATCTTCTTTCGCAATTACATAGTCTGTCGACAACGCTAGGCTGAGCCCTAAACCGACAGTTGGTCCATGTACAGCAGAGATTACAAGCTTCGGCATGAGGTAAAATTGAATGACGATATCCTCAATGTCCTTCATTACATTATTGAATGAGTGTTCGCCGCTTACGTCTTCCATCATAGACACATCGCCACCAGCACAAAAGCCATTGCCTTCACCTGAGAGCAAGACAATTAAATCATCATTGTCCTCAATATCTCGAATATGCTCCTTCAACTCACGCAACGCCTCATGATTTAATGCATTTAGCTTATCGGGTCTTGTGAATTTCAAATGGGAAACACCACTTTTACGAACTAAACGAAAATAACTCATCATTTCATCCCCCTTTTATGCCTTTCTACAATCTATATGTTCGGGAAATGAACAGTCGAAACCTGCAATACGAAGTAGATACCACAAAAAAAGAGCCTCACATTTGTGAGACTCTCTTCAATCCTTATTGTTGACTGCCGTCTACTGTACCATAAAGCTCTTCAAGAGGCTTTGTGATAATTTGGCTAATATCATTAATTGTTTGGTTCAAGCGTTGTTCTTGTTCCATTAGTTTAGAAATTTGTGGGTGTTGTTGAACTTTCTCAACGATGCCACGTGCCTGTTCAACTTCTTCCTCACTGATTTCTTGACCTTGCATTTGCTTTTGTTGAAGCTCAATTTGAGTGTTGCGGAAGCTGTCGAACATTTCTTTCGCTTCAGGGTCCGCCATTACAGCTTCATAAGCTTCTTTCAAACCAGTGAACTCTTCACTGTTGCGTACTGCTTTCTCTAGATCGTATGCTACATCATAAATATTTGCCATGATTTGTACCTCCTAAGTGTTGCTTTCATTTCATCTTTTCCCACTATAACAAACGTAACGACGCATGTATAGGAAAACGGTAATCTAACCAATCAGCTGGATAATAATAGCTTGGAGTAGTCCGATAAAGCCACCTAACAATGCCCCAAGATAGGTGATCATCTTAAATTCACGACGCGAAATGCCAAGTACCATCTCTTCTAGACGTTGCACAGAGAATGACTCTACTTCACTCTGCACTACTTCTTCAAGCTTCAACTCTGTCATCAGTTCAGGAATTCGCTCACTTACATAGCTACCACCCTTATAGAGTACAGAAGGAACGAGGTCCTGTAAGATGACCGGTCGTATAGGAGCCGTGTGTTCACGAATGGAACGGTCGAGCCATGTTGTAATGGGAAGTGCATTGTTCACTAATGATGTCACCGATTCAATGATGGCATCTGCTCCAATTTGCTCTTCCACTTCACGGACAGGCTTCTCCATCCACTTGTCCCACTCTTCTTTCAGCAACGACGTTAGCCACTGCTTCGCGTCGTAAGATTGTAAATAACCACTTATCGCTGGCTGTACCTTCTCCGCTAAGTTTACATTGCCCATGAACGAGGAAATCATGTTTCCTAAGAATCCTTGGTTACCTAGATATTCATTCACAAGTGAGGAGAGCTTATCCTTTCCTTCTTCGCTTGCAACATATGCATCTAAGGACTGTAGGATATAGGCACTTACCTTCGGAAGACTCTCCTCCCCTTTTTGTTTCCATTCATCTTTTAGCACGCTTTGAATTGGCAATGAACGATAGTGGTCCATCGTTTCGTTATAGCGGTCGCTAATAAACGTATTTAGCTTTCCACGCAGGTCTTCCTCTGAAAGGCCAACTGTTGACTGTAAGACCTCACGCAAACTCTTCTCAGTCGTTAACGCCTTCTCCACTTCTTCCTGCGCATAAGAAGTCATCTTCTGTTGAAACTGCGGGTCATCAAATTTCTTCTTAATGCCATCTGGCGTCAGCAAATGTTCGACAACCATTTTCCCTAGCTGTCTTGCTAATTCTTCCTGACGTTTCGGGATGAGCCCCGGCGTAAATGGGAGCTGCTTACCAAATAAATAGATTGGGCGATAAGGTCGAAATAACATCTTAATGGCTAGCGAATTCGTTAGCCCCCCAATTAATGCACCAACGGCAATCATAATCAGAATTACTATCAACACGTTCATTCCATCTACCTCTTTCTATTGATTACCGTTCTAGTATAGTACAACGCGTCCCTGAACGTAAGTCATCGTGACATGTTCCTCCAATTCCCCACATATAATTAGTAGAAACTGAAGTGGATAAAGGAGGATCACCTTATGGACTCCTATGTATATAAAGTTGAATTGTACAAAAGCCAGAAACCTAAACTTATTGTTCCGAAATCTCATTTAGCTACGTTCCAACACGTGGAGAGTATCCAATACGGCAATCGTTCAATCTCGGTTCAACTTCTTACTCATCAAAAGGATGAAGCTACCATCTACTTGTCGCAGGGAGTTAGCGGGCAACTTCTCTTCTCACAACGAAGCACACCTATTTCCATACGAATCCAACACAACACCTGTTTCCTTCCAAAGTTGCTCGGTATCTATACAGCTGGCTTTGATGATGGGCATGCTGCACCACTCGGTGAACGTACACGCATCTTTCAGTCCATGACTGAATCAGGCGCACATCTCGGATTCGATACCGTTGTGTTTGGATACCAGCATGTACTTGCTGGCAAAGCCATTAGAGGATTTACGTATCAGGACGGAGAGTGGGTTCAACAAGACTTTCCTCTCCCCACTGTTATCTACGACCGAATTCCGAATCGGAAAGTGGAACACCATCCAAGCGTTAAAGATATGAAGGAGCAGTTGCGTGATGAAGCCAAGTGGTTTAATAGCGGCTTCTTTAACAAGTGGCGGATTTACGACAAGCTAAAGAAAAACCCAAAAGTGAACTACTTTCTCCCCTTGACCATTCTCCATCCAAGTGAAGAGAAGCTAGAACGATTGTTGCACAAACACAAAAGCTTGTACGTAAAGCCAATCAACGGTAGTAAAGGGGAAGGAATCAAGAAATTAAGCATCAATTCAAGCAATCGTGTGTATGAATGTGAGTACTATCAAGGTGAGAAGAATATCCACCAACGATATCACCAGTTCTCCGAGCTCTATAAACAACAATATCCGAGCGGCTTATATGGAACCATCGTTCAACCCGAGATTGAGTTAATGACGAAACGGAAAACCCCTATGGATTTCAGGGTTCATACCAATAAGAATGAGCGAAATCAGTGGGAGGTCACAGCGATTTGTACCAAGTTCGCCGGCAAAGGCAGTGTCACCACCCATGTAAAACGAGGCGGGTCATTGCATACGCTAGAAGAAGTATTTGGGAAAGATCAGGAGGAGAAGATTAGAAAGAAACTGACTAAAGTCGCACTCGAACTTGCCAAGGCGGTGGAACAGATAGAAGGAGAACAACCGTTAGGAGAAATCGGATTTGACCTTGGGATTGACGCGGACGGTCATGTTTGGCTGTTTGAAGCGAATTCGAAACCTGGCTTTGCCATACTCGACCATCCTTATTTCATTAAAGAGGAAGAGAAGTTCTTATCCTACCCTTACCGATTCAGCTCCTATTTGATAGATGAACATTCGACGCTACTCTATACGTAATAAATGAACACCGCCAACGTACTTTGCCTTAGTACGTTGGCGGTGCTCTTTGAATAGTTGCTTTCGGTTATCTCAGTCTTCCATAGATGGTGGAATACATAAGAGCGTGGTCCATTGCATTATGTAAGGACTGAAACACTTGTTTATCTCGGAATGTATAGGAAGAGGCACTATACCACCCTCTGTATGCTCGAGCAGTACGAAGGGCATGGCGTAGAGCCAATTGAACCCCTTCTTCAAAGGTCTCAAACGAAATCCTCTCTCTTGAATGTTCCACATATTGTCCGTAGGTGGCGTAGTGCATCGTTTGAAGGTAATGATAATTTCCCTCTGCATCTTCTTGAACCTGTTCCATCATTTCTTTGAAAAAGGGTTGATTGCTCTCGAGCGTAAGCCGTTTTGCAAAGTCGTAATTCGTCCATTCAAGCTCGATTAGTGCAACAATTGGGTTAGATGTTGACATCCACTACGCCTCCTTTTCTCTACTTTATGTATACGAACGATAAGCTAGACCAAACTACACGTACAGACTGCGAATAGAAGGAGAGAAGAAAATGAGTAAACCCTCGAAACAAAATGAAGATGCTCGTTCGAATTATGAAATGGATGTTGAACGAATGATGGACGAAGGATTGGGCGGTGGCTATGTTACGTTTGAAGCGAATCATGATGTAATTGAGGAAGCAAGAGCGATCCCAAAAGAGAATGAACCTTATCCTACACCTAAAGACAAATAAAAAAAGAGCAACTCTCATAAAGAGTTGCTCTTCTATATTTATCTGCTCTTAACAAGCATTTGAACTGCTTCTTGAATAATTTGATCCGCTTCATCGTTTCCGTTTTCATCCGCTTCACGGATGCACGTTTCTAGGTTACGGGCAACAATGTAAGCAATGGCACGATCCATTGCTGAGCGGGCAGCAGACAATTGAGTAATGACATCTTTACATCCTTTATCCTCATCCATCATCTTCAGAACACCACGAATCTGACCTTCCACACGCTTCAATCGATTCTTCATGTCTTGAGAATACTCGTGCATCTCATACTCTTCCATCTTAGCCACGCTACTTACCCCCTTCTACTCCTGTTTCTATGGGAACCTTCGTACCCCTTATGGTATAGTATACATGATTCACATTTACATTTAAAGTATTTAATCTGTTATTGTTGATAGGTATGGTATGAATTAAAACAAAAAAAGAGAGGCCTTGCAATGATTGAGCATTTATACACGCTATACCCGAATTTAATAAAGGTACCTGCTCATACGGTTTCACTTGATGAGCGTTATATATGGTTCTCCATGAACAAGGAATGGATTGGCATACCAGCACAAGAACTGACCGACAGAGAAGCTCTTCTTCTATCTTCCTTACTTGATAAGCTAGAGCCTGAACCTGACCAACTAACAACCCGTGAACAAATGTGGCAGAAGTGGATGGAGGATGAAGTGGTCCCTGACAAAGCGACGATTCCTACCTCTTTTCGTTTCGTGTTCTTCTCATTGAAAGAGGAAGTAAATCCCTCTACATTTCAAGAAGCAGTAGAAGGGGTATTCCCTACAAGCATGCCAATCTTATGGGACAATCGGTCTCAAGGCATCATTGTTGAAGAAATTCACCATGAAGACCAGGAACCAGTATCTTACGAAGACATTGTAAACATCTTGATGAGCGACTTCTATATGAAGCTTTATTTATATGTAAGCCCCTTTTACTATCAAGACGCTACCGAGATCTCGAGTCATGCGAAATGGCAACGAATGTGTTTCCAAACGATGCTTCAATACGAACCGAAGCCTGTTACAACGTACAAGGAATCCATCCCTTATTTACACGTAGACCCGTTCACGGCCGAACAATCGAGAACCATTAGGAACAGTCTCCTTCTTCCCGTGATGGATGACCCCGAGCTCATTCGAACAGTTCGTGTATTTATCGAAAGCCAATCAAATGCCACGCTAGCGGCTAAACGACTCTATATGCATCGAAACAGCCTTCAATACCGCATTGATAAATTCATTGAACGAACGGGTATTGATATTAAACAATTTCACGGTGCTTTATGCGCTTATTTAGCCATTCTACACGAAACCAAGCTATCCAATGATGGGTAATGTGCACAAACGCTTTCATCGTTTTTGTGCACCCTGTCCATTTACCCTTTTTGTAAAAGCGTTTACAATCAGAATTGTAGAACAATAAAACGTTTACACATTAAGGGGATGGGAACATGGCTGAATTAAAATTGGATAACATTTATAAAGTATATGACAACAAAGTAACGGCGGTTGAAGATTTCAACCTTCATATTCAAGATAAAGAATTTATCGTCTTTGTCGGTCCATCAGGTTGCGGGAAATCTACGACACTTCGTATGATTGCAGGACTTGAGGAAATTTCTGACGGGGATCTAGTCATTAACGACAAACGCATGAACGACGTAGCACCTAAAGACCGTGACATTGCAATGGTGTTCCAGAACTACGCACTATACCCTCACATGAGCGTATACGACAACATGGCATTCGGACTGAAGCTTCGTAAGTTCGACAAACAAGAAATTGACCGTCGTGTTCAAGACGCTGCAAGAATTCTTGGACTTGAAGCATACTTAGACCGTAAACCTAAAGCACTCTCAGGAGGTCAGCGTCAGCGTGTTGCACTTGGACGTGCCATTGTCCGTGATGCTAAGGTCTTCCTAATGGATGAACCACTTTCTAACCTAGACGCGAAACTTCGTGTTCAAATGCGTGCAGAAATCCAGAAACTTCACCAACGCCTTAAAACAACGACAATTTACGTAACACACGACCAAACAGAAGCAATGACAATGGCAACACGCCTTGTTGTTATGAAAGACGGCCTCATCCAACAAGTAGGCTCTCCAAAAGAAGTATACGACCTACCTGAGAACGTATTCGTAGGCGGATTCATTGGCTCACCTGCCATGAACTTCTTACACGGTAAATTAGAAGAAGGCTTTGTGAAACTTGGCGACATTAAGATTGCTGTCCCAGAAGGCAAGATGAAACCACTACGTGAACAAAACTATGTAAACAAAGACATCGTCCTAGGAATCCGTCCAGAAGACATTCACGACGAACCCGTCTTCCTTGATTCCAGCAAAGATACAAAAGTAACAATCGCAATCGAAGTAGCCGAACTAATGGGCTCAGAGTCTTACCTCTACTCTAAACTAAACGACCAAGACATCATCGCCCGCGTCGACTCCCGCTCCGACGTCAACGGAGGCCAAAACATCGACGTAGCCCTAGACATGAACAAAGCCCACTTCTTCGATGCAGAAACAGAACTGAGAATTAGATAAAGAAAAGCGGAAGGGGGCGTTCAGGTACGGAAGGCATAAGCGAAGCAACGCAGTGAGGCGCTCTTTCCTCACGGAGTTGAATCGCTTATGTCCGTAGTACCTGCCCCCTGCAGCTAGACATGAAAAGCGGAAGGGGGCGTTTAGACCCGGCAGGCATAAGCGAAGCAGCGTAGTGAAGTGCTTTTCCTTCACGGAGCTGAATCGCTTATGACCAGAGGGTCTGCCCCCTGCAGCTAGACAAGAAAAGCGGAGGAGGCCTGCATAGCCACGGTAGGCATAAGACAAGCAATGCAGTGGGGTGCCTTTTCCCCACGGAATTGATTGACTTATGTCCGTAGTGGCTGGCCTCCGCAGCTAGACATGAAAAGCGAAGGAGACCTGCTTAGCCACGGTAGGCATAAGACAAGCAACGCAGTGAAGCGCTCTTTCCTCACGGATTTGAATCGCTTATGCCCGTAGTGGCTGCGGACCGGAGCTAGACACAAAAAGCGGAGGCCTGCTTAGCCACAATGGCATAAGCAAAGCCACTCTCCAACACAACCACCAAAAAGCAGTCATCCCAACAGATGACTGCTTTTTCTATTCCCATTATTATCTCGAAACAGAATTCCCCTCCCATCCACTAATACAAAACCACTCTTATACCTATGTACGATTAAAGTATAAAGCCCTTCGCTAAAAAGCAAAGAGCTTTACGCATCAAGTTCATGAATTGGAATCGTTTCGTCTTCATGACAAGAGGTGCACTGAAATACATGAACACAACTATGCTTTTCTTTGGAATCAGGCAGTCCATCAACCATCTTCAAGTCCTCATCCGACATGTATGCACTATAGTCATCTAAGTAATCTACAACCCTGCCTCGATCTATTAACTTTCCTTCTCCGCATGTAGAACAGCTCGCATCAATGGTTGCTAAACCATTACACAGAGGGCAAACAAACATGAATAATCCTCCCCTCTTTCCTTCATTCTAAAAAAGAGGAACGGTTGCCCATTCCTCTTTCTTGCTACATCGCTATTATTGTTGGTAGTTGCTTCCGCTGTATTGCTGTTCAGCCATTTGGACAAGACGTTTCGTAATCTCGCCACCTACTGAACCGTTTTGGCGAGCTGTGGAGTCTGGTCCAAGCTGTACGCCAAACTCTTGCGCAATCTCGTATTTCATTTGGTCTAGTGCTTGTTGTACGCCAGGTACAACTAGCTCGTTAGAGTTGTTGTAAGCCATGATGTCTTCACCTCCTCTGTAGACATAGTGTGACCCAACCTGATTCTGACTATCACGGAGGGGTAGTGGTAATTTTTACGTATATGTTTAAGGAATCGTAAACTACACAATAATTACCTCTCATAAGTGCTTCGTAACCTCACATACTACAAGTACACCACTAGCACACACGGATGAAGGAGGGGAACTCTCCTCTAACATCCACCAAATTCTACTAAGAGGTGAACAAGAAATGGCCTATAACAATTCAAATGAACTAGTAGTCCCTGGTGTTCAGCAAGCTCTTGATCAAATGAAGTATGAAATCGCACAAGAATTTGGAGTGAACCTTGGTCCAGATTCAACTTCTCGCCAAAACGGTTCTGTTGGCGGAGAAATCACAAAACGCCTTGTGCAAATGGCTGAGCAACAATACAGCGGTCAATAAGACTTACAATTAAATAGCATGGATAAAAAGCCATCAAGCATACGCTTGATGGCTTCTGTATTATTTAGCGTTTGGTGTTGTCATTTCTTCAGGATTTACATATTCCTCAAACTGTTCTTCCGTTAAGAGTTCTAATTGAACTGCAGACTGCTTTAACGTTTGATTATGCTCATAAGCGTGCTTCGCAATCTTAGCCGCATTCTCGTACCCAATATGAGGGTTTAGCGCCGTTACAAGCATTAAGGAGTCTTTCAGATTCTTATCAATTTGTTCGTAGTTTGGCTCAATGCCTTTTACGCATCGGTCATTAAATGAATCCATGCTGTCCGCGAGCAATTGACAAGATTGTAGGAAGTTGTATGCAATGACTGGCTTAAAGACATTCAATTCGAAGTTCCCTTGACTTGCTGCAATGCCAATAGTCGCATCGTTCCCCATTACTTGTGTAGCTACCATCGTCACCGCTTCACTTTGAGTCGGATTGACCTTTCCTGGCATAATGGAAGACCCAGGTTCATTGGCAGGAATAAGAATCTCACCAATTCCGCAACGTGGGCCGCTAGCAAGCCAGCGTACGTCATTCGCAATCTTCATTAAATCTGCGGCTAGACCTTTCAACGCACCATGCGTGTACACAAGTTCATCATGACTTGTAAGTGCATGGAACTTATTCGCCGC comes from the Pontibacillus halophilus JSM 076056 = DSM 19796 genome and includes:
- a CDS encoding GbsR/MarR family transcriptional regulator, giving the protein MNKNQEWTKYEETIEKFIQVIAKNMGVYGITSSVGRLYGTLYFSDEPMTLDNMRDALEMSKTSMSTGVRTLSEMKMVEPSFKKGVRKDLYKSEEDWYKSFTSLFGNRWRHYTETNMEEADETIAELQLIYKKTEDEDLREKIQSDIDRLEYAKSYYRWLMRFIRVVESGEIFKYVPKEEFPEDD
- a CDS encoding YuzL family protein, which gives rise to MPKQKKNPSQRGKSAASVKGPTNGPVDKFRDEPENQTNNMQYKKHNTAGE
- a CDS encoding ABC transporter permease, with product MSKFLIVFWYTFLTKLKSKTFIITTSLFLLVVIAGTNFQSIMGLFEGDEQKLEQIAVQDESGELFTPLQEQVVSDQYELIEYSESGEEAKDAVIEGEYAGYLELRLGESGLPEATYFAKNLTSNNYGNSLTGFLQQLKTQYATSQLNVDSQLLQEAFAPVAFETTTLEEGAKTQEELGRAMGIVYVIVLLLYITMIMYGTMIATEVATEKSSRVMEILISSVSPVKQMFGKILGICLLGIVQLLLIAVVAFISIQANGGIEATAVGEFITMDGMETTLVLYGVLFFILGYLLYSTLAAMLGSLVSKTEEVNQIITPLMLLIIAAFMLTMTGFANPEAKYIEICSFIPFFTPLLMLLRIGMVSPPMWQILISIVLLIASIVALGYFGARIYRGGVLMYNRTSLFKDIRQAITLSKKERNTSN
- a CDS encoding ABC transporter ATP-binding protein, translating into MTLELRQVTKQFGKHTAVNGLNLQIPENEIFGFLGGNGAGKTTTFRMILGLIDQSNGDISWNGQRIDYSRSNVIGYLPEERGLYPKMKVKEQLIYLGNLRGMRTREVIEELDKWLLRFKVPEYKDKKVEELSKGNQQKIQFISAVIHKPKLLILDEPFSGLDPVNVELLKDAVVSLKEQGTSIVFSSHRMDHVEELCENLCILQKGTPVVHGRLKDIKRSFGKKNVRINADFDVSFLKDQQGVVKYKQMQDGCEVQIENEGISQDLLAALQGKGFVRKFELEEPSLNDIFIEKVGASYE
- a CDS encoding YhzD family protein; this encodes MKAYVLTVFKQDGTKLLEETFEAPNDHDAKQIGTNRLEEAGYEDQTHRCVAPDGHMVLFHR
- a CDS encoding enoyl-CoA hydratase; the encoded protein is MSYFRLVRKSGVSHLKFTRPDKLNALNHEALRELKEHIRDIEDNDDLIVLLSGEGNGFCAGGDVSMMEDVSGEHSFNNVMKDIEDIVIQFYLMPKLVISAVHGPTVGLGLSLALSTDYVIAKEDAKLSMNFIGVGLLPDGGGHFWLQERLGTQKAKRLIWEGSSFNGQAAYDVGLVDEVTEEDVERAGLKLAQRWQSQPLQAMIGTKEVYHRQKFERLKELLEQERMWQYELRHTEDHREGVQAFLQKRSPNFKGK
- a CDS encoding YlbF family regulator produces the protein MANIYDVAYDLEKAVRNSEEFTGLKEAYEAVMADPEAKEMFDSFRNTQIELQQKQMQGQEISEEEVEQARGIVEKVQQHPQISKLMEQEQRLNQTINDISQIITKPLEELYGTVDGSQQ
- a CDS encoding DUF445 domain-containing protein, translated to MNVLIVILIMIAVGALIGGLTNSLAIKMLFRPYRPIYLFGKQLPFTPGLIPKRQEELARQLGKMVVEHLLTPDGIKKKFDDPQFQQKMTSYAQEEVEKALTTEKSLREVLQSTVGLSEEDLRGKLNTFISDRYNETMDHYRSLPIQSVLKDEWKQKGEESLPKVSAYILQSLDAYVASEEGKDKLSSLVNEYLGNQGFLGNMISSFMGNVNLAEKVQPAISGYLQSYDAKQWLTSLLKEEWDKWMEKPVREVEEQIGADAIIESVTSLVNNALPITTWLDRSIREHTAPIRPVILQDLVPSVLYKGGSYVSERIPELMTELKLEEVVQSEVESFSVQRLEEMVLGISRREFKMITYLGALLGGFIGLLQAIIIQLIG